The nucleotide window TACGCGATCGAGCGCGGCATCGACGACGCCGGCTGAGCGGCGCCCCGGGGGCCCCGGCCGTATATTCGCGAGGACCGGCACGGGTGCGAGCAACGGGAGACGGCGTGGAAATCCTGGCCTTCGGTGTGCAGTCCGACGAGAAGCCCCTGATCGAGAGCGCGTTCGCCGGGCAGCACGAGGTCCGCTGCCTGGACGTCTTCCTGAACGGGGACACCGCACCGATCGCGGCGGGCTACGAGATCATCTCCACCAGCGTCAACGCCGACCTCGGCGGCAGGGTCCTGCAGACCCTCGCCGCGGGCGGCACGCAGATGATCGCCCAGCGCTCCACGGGCTTCAACAACATCGACCTCGACGTCGCCGAACGCCTGGCCCTGCGCGTCGCCCGGGTCTCGTACTACTCGCCGTACTCGGTCGCGGAGTTCGCCTGGACGCTCGCGATGGCGGTCAACCGGCGCATCATCCGCGCCGCGAGCCGCACCCGGGACTTCGACTTCCGCCTCGACGGCCTGCTCGGCCGCGACATGCGGGGCCGCACCGCCGGGGTGATCGGCACGGGGAAGATCGGTGAGGCGTTCACCCGGATCGCCCACGGCTTCGGCATGAACCTGCTGGGCTGGGACGTCGTGGAGAACCCGGCGTGCCTGGAGCTCGGCATGAAGTACGTCGACAAGGACCAGCTTCTGGCCGAGGCGGACCTGATCAGCCTGCACGTACCCCTGATGCCCTCGACC belongs to Streptomyces finlayi and includes:
- a CDS encoding 2-hydroxyacid dehydrogenase; its protein translation is MEILAFGVQSDEKPLIESAFAGQHEVRCLDVFLNGDTAPIAAGYEIISTSVNADLGGRVLQTLAAGGTQMIAQRSTGFNNIDLDVAERLALRVARVSYYSPYSVAEFAWTLAMAVNRRIIRAASRTRDFDFRLDGLLGRDMRGRTAGVIGTGKIGEAFTRIAHGFGMNLLGWDVVENPACLELGMKYVDKDQLLAEADLISLHVPLMPSTRRLIGKEALAAMKDDVILINSSRGGLIDTTALVAELRAGRFTGVGLDVYEAEAGLFFLDKSLQGIDDDTLARLVTFPNVVVTSHQAYYTREAVGQIIEATVRNVADYLAGRRSENVLVPAPPTD